Proteins encoded by one window of Komagataeibacter sucrofermentans DSM 15973:
- a CDS encoding MSMEG_0572/Sll0783 family nitrogen starvation response protein codes for MPKVEHAPYKDGDCFVNYENKVFEDVKAQPGEKALITFHTVANEGSVGFVNLLQATRLIRKGFETSVLLYGPGVTLGVQRGFPRLGDEAFPGHMNCNKQIAKILEEGGKVYACRFALQALYGYGEQNLIPGITPINPQDVLDIILLARRDNAFILNTWTL; via the coding sequence ATGCCGAAAGTCGAACACGCTCCGTACAAAGACGGCGACTGCTTCGTCAATTATGAAAACAAGGTTTTTGAGGACGTCAAAGCCCAGCCCGGCGAAAAAGCCCTCATCACCTTCCACACCGTCGCCAATGAAGGCTCGGTCGGGTTCGTCAACCTGCTGCAGGCCACCCGCCTGATCCGCAAGGGCTTCGAGACGTCGGTGCTGCTATATGGACCGGGTGTCACCCTTGGTGTGCAGCGCGGCTTTCCCCGTCTGGGCGACGAAGCCTTTCCGGGGCACATGAACTGCAACAAGCAGATCGCAAAAATCCTTGAGGAAGGCGGAAAGGTCTATGCCTGCCGCTTCGCGCTTCAGGCCCTCTACGGCTACGGCGAGCAGAACCTGATCCCCGGCATCACGCCGATCAACCCGCAGGACGTGCTCGACATCATCCTGCTGGCCCGGCGCGACAACGCCTTCATCCTCAATACCTGGACCCTCTGA